The following coding sequences lie in one Oncorhynchus nerka isolate Pitt River linkage group LG14, Oner_Uvic_2.0, whole genome shotgun sequence genomic window:
- the LOC135575193 gene encoding isochorismatase domain-containing protein 2-like, producing MSTCTTFDLLEKGIEVHIVADAVLSRSQTDRLFALSRLRQSGAFLTTTEAVLLQLVQDAKHPNFREIQKLLVQPSPDTALLAFFSSL from the exons ATGTCAACA TGCACAACCTTTGACCTGCTGGAGAAGGGTATTGAGGTCCATATCGTGGCTGATGCCGTCTTATCCAGAAG TCAGACAGACCGGTTGTTTGCCCTGTCCCGGTTGAGGCAGAGTGGAGCCTTCCTGACCACCACAGAGGCcgtcctactacagctagtgcaAGATGCCAAACACCCCAACTTTAGAGAG ATCCAGAAGCTGTTGGTCCAGCCGTCCCCTGACACAGCCTTGCTGGCCTTCTTCAGCTCTCTGTAG
- the LOC115115258 gene encoding ubiquitin-like protein ATG12 encodes MSDNAESPTETQKDEPSTPQQPTEDSGTADEKKKIDVLLKAVGDTPIMKTKKWSVEKGRTVQSLSQFISRFLKMEANEQLFIYVNQSFSPSPDQEVGVLFECFGSDGKLVLHYCKSQAWG; translated from the exons ATGTCTGACAACGCAGAGTCTCCTACAGAAACGCAAAAAGATGAGCCTTCAACCCCACAACAGCCTACAGAAGACTCGGGGACGGCAGACGAGAAGAAAAAAA ttgatgtgttgttgaaggCAGTAGGAGACACCCCCATCATGAAGACAAAGAAATGGTCAGTAGAGAAAGGGAGGACAGTGCAATCACTCTCTCAATTCATCTCTCGATTCCTCAAGATGGAGGCCAATGAACAGCTG ttCATTTACGTCAACCAGTCATTCTCTCCCTCGCCTGATCAGGAAGTAGGAGTCCTGTTTGAA TGTTTTGGCAGCGATGGGAAGCTTGTTCTACATTACTGTAAATCTCAAGCCTGGGGTTAA
- the LOC135559512 gene encoding forkhead box protein J2-like, translating into MSSNLDSSLTSIDWLPQLGISSLRSGRERGGEEGERKKERGGERSDLSPSIPVPFPSSGSKAKPPHSYATLIAMAIGAAPGRKLSLNDIYMWISDMFPYYSRSARGWKNSIRHNLSLNKCFRKVPRPQSDPGKGSYWMMDGPSEPNPLKGTKRPYPAEEEGSIQVPNVSVMQAEKQHSPQTDHYRSLASPQTDHYRPLASPQTDHYRSLASPQTDHYRSLASPQTDHYRSLASPQTDHYRSLESPQEPSQQQSPPPCKVE; encoded by the exons atgtcttCTAACTTGGACTCCAGTCTAACCAGCATAGACTGGCTCCCCCAGCTGGGAATCAGCTCACTGcgatcaggaagagagagaggaggagaagagggggagagaaagaaagagagagggggggagagaagtgatctttctccatccatccctgtcCCCTTTCCTTCCTCTGGATCCAAAGCCAAGCCCCCTCACAGCTATGCCACCCTCATCGCCATGGCGATAGGTGCCGCTCCCGGCAGGAAGTTGAGTTTGAATGACATCTACATGTGGATCAGTGACATGTTCCCCTACTACAGCAGATCTGCCAGGGGATGGAAG AACTCCATCCGCCATAACCTGTCCCTCAATAAATGCTTCCGGAAGGTTCCTCGACCCCAAAGTGACCCTGGGAAG GGTTCCTATTGGATGATGGACGGCCCCTCCGAGCCCAATCCGCTGAAAGGAACCAAGCGCCCGTATCCAGCTGAAGAGGAGGGGTCCATCCAGGTCCCCAATGTCTCAGTGATGCAGGCAGAGAAACAGCATTCACCTCAGACAGACCATTATAGGTCTTTAGCATCTCCACAGACAGACCATTATAGGCCTTTAGCATCTCCACAGACAGACCATTATAGGTCTTTAGCATCTCCACAGACAGACCATTATAGGTCTTTAGCATCTCCACAGACAGACCATTATAGGTCTTTGGCATCTCCACAGACAGACCATTATAGGTCTTTAGAATCGCCACAGGAACCCAGTCAACAACAATCCCCCCCACCATGCAAGGTAGAGTAA
- the LOC135575192 gene encoding forkhead box protein J3-like: protein MQSPVSSLPVPHETVSPSTASATLPSLSVPHSLPSLSVPHSLPSLSVPHSLPSLSIPHSLSSLSVPHSLSSLSVPHSLISLSVPHSLTSLSVPHSLPSLSVPHSLPSLSVPHSLPSLSIPHSLSSLSVPHSLPSLSVPHSTVPSSVSPQSLPPSVPSLSVPSLSVAPTYASSHSCDPLLRFSFSDLNLPDLYTSFQSLCRSVRERVASQSDVGPLFVLTNDSTPLHTPTLPHFSPHPVPSVAPGPPPEADRLSHSSVVPADWFSTTDTLKESFRVASSLDWANIDLTSHPDLLESMRQAELCDWALEPTLFTSLCDSLNRFFTQKGLIGSSSGNNSPLAHGAPQSLLLPPLTHNTPTLASLTHPSPLAYPPLVPPSSSGQPPRRPLLPQTQVVQRPHLTQTEALQANAGIQLQPKPRPPMKHLHNNSEEIQDDFDWDSLIA, encoded by the exons ATGcagtcccctgtctcctctctccctgtcccccatgagactgtctccccatctactgcctctgctactctcccttctctttctgtccctcactctctcccctctctttctgtccctcactctctcccctctctttctgttcctcattctctcccctctctttctatccctcattctctctcctctctttctgtccctcactctctctcctctctttctgtccctcactctctcatctctctttctgtccctcactctctcacctctctttctgtccctcactctctcccctctctttctgttcctcattctctcccctctctttctgttcctcattctctcccctctctttctatccctcattctctctcctctctttctgtccctcattctctcccctctctttctgtccctcactCTACTGTCCCCTCTTCTGTCTCCCCTCAAAGTCTCCCTCCTTctgttccctctctttctgtcccatCTCTTTCTGTTGCCCCCACCTACGCCTCGTCACACTCCTGTGATCCCCTTCTCCGTTTCTCCTTCTCTGATCTGAACCTGCCAGACCTCTACACCTCCTTCCAGTCCCTCTGCAGAAGCGTCAGGGAGAGAGTGGCCTCACAAT cggACGTGGGTCCATTATTTGTGTTGACCAATGACAGTACCCCACTGCACACCCCaaccctcccccatttctcccctcaccctgtaccctctgtagcgcccgGGCCTCCTCCTGAGGCAGACAGACTGTCTCACAGCAGTG tgGTGCCAGCAGACTGGTTCAGTACTACAGACACTCTGAAGGAGAGCTTTAGGGTCGCCAGCAGTCTGGACTGGGCCAACATTGACCTCACTAGCCACCCAG ACCTCCTGGAGAGCATGCGCCAGGCCGAGCTCTGTGATTGGGCGCTGGAGCCGACACTCTTCACTTCGCTCTGTGATTCATTGAACCGTTTCTTCACTCAGAAGGGCCTAATTGGCTCGTCCTCTGGTAACAACTCCCCATTGGCACACGGTGCCCCTCAATCTCTGCTCCTCCCACCCCTTACTCACAACACCCCCACCCTGGCCAGCCTGACCCACCCCTCTCCCTTGGCCTACCCCCCTCTGGTCCCCCCTTCCAGCAGTGGGCAGCCTCCCAGGAGGCCCCTCCTCCCCCAAACTCAGGTTGTACAGAGGCCCCACCTGACCCAAACTGAAGCCCTTCAGGCCAATG cTGGGATCCAACTTCAACCTAAACCCCGTCCCCCTATGAAACATCTCCATAACAACAGCGAGGAGATCCAAGATGACTTTGACTGGGACTCTCTGATCGCCTGA